A genomic region of Heterodontus francisci isolate sHetFra1 unplaced genomic scaffold, sHetFra1.hap1 HAP1_SCAFFOLD_349, whole genome shotgun sequence contains the following coding sequences:
- the LOC137361204 gene encoding uncharacterized protein — MAVSQLWVVLLVLTDVGAVLIQQTPASISHSPGSPVSIQCVYTKADVGSYFYWYRWHPDRDPENLFYSNLAGTVIPSGEVDGFTARRPDNTHFYLESSSLWANQSAVYYCAWRLHSDSERRRSSAKTLKGEESTFSSSCSPSTQSTSIHYELLKMLQQCAQVLLVKAASTCKEQITSPGEINFDLPNTNKQLDVSYIFIESYSRAEAIQPIEPGPVFRKSYPIQHQSDTSNESQIQTGSISLFKLLPTSGCYYSVIPRSEGSEGNPASSAVISALCFIFSRLILIHEQIQPPVCRMQLVKLFLIVCSLLPCKTLAEVIHQWPTLVVVNGSEPAELNCSRNDSRKSIMLWYRQYAGQGLTLMGHSYTGSSPIYEGRFEEEVKILRHEERRCSLRVLKVKAVDAAVYYCAASEHSAADCLNASTKTNRVNNTTD; from the exons ATGGCTGTCTCTCAGCTCTGGGTTGTGTTGTTGGTGTTAACGG atgtgggggccgtgttgatccaacagactcccgcttccatatcccattccccaggctctccagtCAGTATCCAGTGCGTTTACACAAAGGCAGATGTTGGCTCCTATTTCTACTGGTACCGGTGGCATCCGGACCGTGATCCCGAGAACCTTTTCTATTCCAACCTCGCTGGAACGGTCATTCCCTCTggtgaggtggacggtttcaccgccaggagacccgacaacacccatttttacctggagtcctccagcctgtgggcgaatcaatcagccgtgtattactgtgcctggagACTGCACAGTGACTCAGAAAGGCGCCGGAGTTCAGCAAAAACACTAAAGGGGGAGGAAAGCACTT TTTCATCTTCTTGCTCTCCTTCGACTCAGAGTACATCAATACATTATGAATTATTAAAAATGCTGCAGCAATGTGCTCAGGTCCTTCTCGTTAAGGCAGCCTCTACCTGTAAAGAACAGATTACGAG CCCAGGGGAAATAAATTTTGATCTGCCTAACACAAACAAGCAACTTGATGTGtcttatatatttatagaatcctacagcagagccgaggccattcagcccattgagcctggccCGGTTTTTCGAAAGAGCTACCCAATACAACACCAATCAGACACAAGCAACGAGAGCCAGATACAAACGGGAAGCATTTCCTTATTCAAGCTCCTTCCGACCAGTGGGTGTTATTATTCTGTCATACCCAGAAGTGAGGGGTCAGAAGGAAACCCTGCTTCCAGTGCTGTCATTTCCGCTCTCTGCTTTATCTTCAGCCGCCTGATATTGATTCATGAACAGATTCAGCCCCCAGTCTGCAGGATGCAGTTAGTCAAACTCTTCCTAATCGTCTGTTCTCTTCTTCCAT GCAAAACTCTAGCAGAGGTGATACACCAGTGGCCAACTCTGGTGGTGGTGAATGGAAGTGAACCAGCAGAATTAAACTGTTCCCGGAATGACAGTAGAAAGAGCATTATGCTGTGGTATCGGCAGTATGCCGGGCAGGGGCTCACCCTAATGGGTCATTCTTACACTGGAAGCTCACCCATTTACGAAGGAAGATTTGAGGAGGAGGTGAAGATTTTGAGGCACGAGGAGAGACGATGCAGCCTGAGGGTCCTCAAGGTGAAGGCTGTGGATGCGGCGGTGTATTACTGTGCAGCCAGTGAGCACAGCGCTGCAGACTGCCTTAATGCCAGTACAAAAACCAACAGGGTGAACAACACAACTGACTGA